The DNA window ACATTATTGGGCTTTTCTCATGGGGCTTTTCTTAAGAATTTCTTCGAGCATTTCAGGGACATTTTTAATTATACCGGAAAAAATCATCGCAGCTATAATATAGGGTTTGTATCCGGCCTCAATATAAGTAGGTATTCTGTGTTTTTCAAAAACAGCTTTAGATACTTCGCCTTCTTTGCACGAAACAGATGATATGTCGGCAGGCAGGCAATGCATATAAAGCGCTTTGCCATTTTTTGTAAGTTTTATAATATCTGCATTACATTCCCAGTGTTTATATTTTGCATTATTTTCAAGACAATGTTTCTCAAGTTCATCCAAACCTGCGGCATTTTTTTTGAGTAAAAGCTCTGTTCTTTTTTGCATCACCGTGTATGGCGCCCAGCTTTTAGGATATACAATATCAGCATTTTTAAATGCTTTTTTTATATCGTTTGTAACATAAAAATTGCCACCGCTTTTCCTGGCATTTTTTCTTGCAATATCAAGTACTTCAGGGATAAGATCATAACCTTCAGGATGTGCAAGTTCCACGTGCATTCCAAAACGTGTCATCAGCCCGATGATACCCTGAGGTACGGATAAAGGCTTGCCGTAACTTGGAGAATAGGCCCATGTCATCGCTATTTTCTTTCCTTTAAGGTTTTCCAGAGAACCGAAATATTTTTTCAAATGAAG is part of the Bacteroidales bacterium genome and encodes:
- the ygeW gene encoding knotted carbamoyltransferase YgeW yields the protein MNKIHELISELKKYKTGLFGKDFLLTWDKTHDELQAILLIAEILKDMRNKNISPRVFDSGLAISNFRDNSTRTRFSFASACNLLGLAVQDLDEVKSQIAHGETVRETANMISFLSDVIGIRDDMFLGKGHTYMLEVAIALNEGFKKKVLPSRPVIINLQCDIDHPTQSMSDLLHLKKYFGSLENLKGKKIAMTWAYSPSYGKPLSVPQGIIGLMTRFGMHVELAHPEGYDLIPEVLDIARKNARKSGGNFYVTNDIKKAFKNADIVYPKSWAPYTVMQKRTELLLKKNAAGLDELEKHCLENNAKYKHWECNADIIKLTKNGKALYMHCLPADISSVSCKEGEVSKAVFEKHRIPTYIEAGYKPYIIAAMIFSGIIKNVPEMLEEILKKSPMRKAQ